Within Crassostrea angulata isolate pt1a10 chromosome 2, ASM2561291v2, whole genome shotgun sequence, the genomic segment atttaacaacagtttcaaacaatttgcaagaaaaaaagttaataaatacctttatttctaagaattatttagaatctaatcctgcaaaaatgaggtcacggcgcacggtcaaaatttgtgttatgtcaacaataaaccatataatgttgaaagtaatatctctataaattgggcttaaaatcaaataatattgaaaccttaaattaagttttgtctcggtattctatgttccaaataaagACGGGATATATTATTTTGTCGAACAAATATTAGTAACTAatgacagatagtcctctttagaattgactaaaaacatcgacgtcgccggacgtcacggcgcaacgagaggtacaaacaaaatggatttaacccaggaaaaagccgacacaagctgtgaaaatgctcaatggtgcaaaaaaataagtcaacaattatttgcaagtttgtgtttaactgtaaaaaAATTTATGGGAGTcgtggtaattgtattttgaatataaaacagtccgaaagagagtagaatatctgtaatatttgttaaaaaaataagtaacgtcaaccgacgttcaggaTTATCGTTACAGTAAACCAAGAGATAGActgttagaaaatgaaaactttgaagaactaacttatgattctcgaacaaatgtgtgcaaataagatgttaagtggttcagtgcaattttaaattgtaagaagagaggcacaagagactaagcgtgatataaagatggggtttACCTACAAACTGTGTGTGTTTAAtattgacgtcatgttttgaacgttaccgtgcgccgtggtgacaaaacatgttgtttttaaaaaggggtatcAAAAATActgtttcatcaaatggactaaaacttcgcacatcaataacataagtgttggtgcacagattaatctgatAGTGTtgactttaatgaaaaatatatgatggacagccacattgtcttcgtattttttgattgaccctcgtattattatctttattattaatattttaatttatttgcttTTCAGATGAAGCTCGTTTGCGTTATATTTCTCTGCTTTATCTCGCTTAGCGCTGGATCAATAGAATAAAAGtgagatgtttttaaaattagtatATTCAGTAATTGACACAACTGATGTTTCCTAAATAACCTTTATTTAGGGCCCCATTCTGTGTTTTTGAGACGTTTGATGTTTgatgtaatatgttttattatattcatgtatattgtAAACTCAAAAACACGAAAAAGTAGACTTTGTTCTAATGGAGAACGTCATAGTCTTACCGCAAAAACAGAAAGTAAtccagtaattttttttttttaaatattgactaCTTTTTAATCGTTGTATTAACTGTGCTTCgataaaatatctaaatgatAAAACAGAACTTAAAGATGCAATATTCAATACAAACATATCAGAATATCATTATACCATTAAGAGATATTTATAATGATAtcaatgaagaatttttttttctactcaGATGAGAATAGGAGGAATCCCAGGTGCTGGCTTTTGGGAGGAACCAGTACCTAATTCTATGAACTTCCATAAACCTCTTTTATGGTAAGTAATTTCAATAAACGTAGTCCTTTAATATTACCCCTCGATTTCAACTTATGTTTATTCTTAATCtttcaatttataaatttcattGTCTTTTCACGAACTACATATTAGAAAGTAATGTTGTGGTTCTGTTAACACTGTAAAGTACGGTTATAcgttttcatattttctttttgttttataacaGGCGACTGCCATTCTCAAAAAAGCGTATAATTTGAAAGACCTGGATCACCAGCGTCAATGAAATAATGGTGACTATagatagaaattaaaaaaaagttagctTTCACTGCTCACGCACAACTGAAAAAATACGTGTCTTATATGTGCCAAAGATCagaatgattaaacaaaatgcaATGATATAACAGTTTTACCGCAGGGTAATATGTAAATcacgatgtaaaaaaaaaatcaaaaacaatataatGCTGTCATAAGATTTTAATCCCCCACCAGAGTGTTTGGCCCTAAATAGCAGTCTATTGGACCTATTTCAAATAAAGAGAAGCCTACGTATAATTTCAGGCACAattaaaaaactatatataacATAGTGAAATCCCTCCACATCGAATCCAGACAAGATTGTTAAGTACAATTTTGTTGAAGTTGATTTCATCATCGATCTTGACAAAAATGATCTTACAAAAAGCACGTGTAATTTAAGTAATAGAAAAgagtttattttatatttactgtaaattccttatattacgcgagtacttaattccgcgatcctgCTGGTTTCTaccaaatcgcgagaatataaaatcgcgaacgttgaacttttctccttatttcttatagttttcaactctcagaaaataatggcgagattttaaaatccgcgaaggatgcttctcgcgattttacgcggatattaattcctcgcgtttattaggaatttacagtattttatgaGTATGTCATGGAACATAatggttgaatttttacaaacgTTTTCTTTTGAACATCGCATAATTTGAAATGTACATGATACAGGGCTAAAGGCTGACTCAATAAACAGCATagaacaatgtaaaaaaaaaaataagcaaagtaaCTGAgagaataaacaaaacaattaaatttaaactttaacTTTTAATGCAAATTTCAACAATGTAAGATTAGCAGGATTTTTGGCATGTAAAATAATTACTGATAGTTATTTTCAGAAATGCATCAATCATAAATCAATAGATCGTTTGCAGTTACATATACCAGAAGTTTATGTATAGTTAAACATTTGTTTACACAAGAGACACAATCAACTGAATCAGTTTGTCACTAGATTATCAAATAAACAATGATGCTTATATACCTGTTACCTGATTATACTTGTTTATTACATTAGCAGAGAGATAACTCTATGATAGGAATAACACTTTGTATCTAATTTACGCAGATTTATTTTCCACAAGTTGGAAATCGTCACGAACAAAGCCGAATTAAGGCAGACGCGGAAAAAAGGATATACTCTACAGAAATGATTTTTCCGAACACAATGAAAATCTGGTATTGTTTCACTTTAGCAGTGAATATATCCCGACGATCTTTGCACAATTATTTAGTAAATCCATCCTTGCACAATGCATTGCAATTATCATCATTCATATGGTTAAGATAATATAACGAATAAAAGTAACTCTATACAAGTAACTTTTTTTCTGGAGACCCTTTAAATGATTCTCTGAGCCCGCCTTCAGCTGTCCGCGAGAGtgaatcaaattcaatttcaagacGTCAAATGTGGTCAAAAGAAGCTATCATAAAATTGATAGAATTGCACACTAAATATGAGAAGCTTTTTGTCAAACCTAGTATatgtattgaaaagaaattcCTATGGAAAGATATGGCTAAACATATCAAAACTTGATGCATTTTTCTCTGTCAGTGGTGACCGACGTGAGCAGAAATGGAAGAACATCACTAAAGAATATACAGATACTACTGATCATCACAATAAATCAGGAAATGGTCATAAGGAATTCCCATTTTACAATTAACTTAACGAAGCATACGGGAATCGCCCGAACGTTAAACATTTGTGTCTCAGAATTTATCATAGTACAAAGTATTTACCAAAATGATATTTCGAAAGACAACGATTTCGTTAATGCAAGCAGTGGGGGTTATCGTTTACAATCTATAACtggcaaacgaaaaaaaattaagtgggTGAgggagaaagagaaaaaaaactgcaTCATTCATAGGAAACATATTCATGTTCTCGGAAAATATGCACACAGATATATAGGAAGAAGGTCAAAAAAGAAGTTTTAGGTCAACTGAAGCTGCAATACGTACAACAAATGAAAACTTGGGATACCAAAATCATGTTAATGACGAGGCTAATGGACAGATTGACAGAGAAGAAATAATTCTGATATATAAGATGTGCATTATTTGACAAATTATTACGAATTCAATTgaacaagaaaaattaaatatgagtAACAAAAACccatttatgtttcaaaatgggggttaaatacattttttaattactaaaaaATGTATTGCCACCTTGAGTCATTTTTATTCGTTTATGATAACCCGTTCCAGAAGAGAGAATGTATGCTGTTTTACCATTGTGTAGCTTTTTGTGTGCTTGTCTATAAAACAATATGCCTGGCACTATGTATGGCAAGTGGTTGAAATTTTAACGCACTGTTTATCTAAACAATCCCATATGAGAGGATTCATAttcgaaaaaaattcaatgtcaACTTACCTAGTGATTAATTGACTgtatattttgtacatttatataagAGTTCCTAAAAGTTACTACTCCTGAGCATTGCACTGATATTTTATGCCTAATCATAAatggtttttatttaaattgtacattttttaggAATTCATTTATAAGTTTGATGCAATTCTTCCTTATAGAAAAATGGAAGAAGTTTGTGAAGATATATCCTTATTAAATACAATATATGTAACAAAACTGTAGAAATGACCAATACGACATATTCCATTATAATTGTCAGTTTTTGTCATTGCTTTGTGTTGTGAATTCATTGAGAGATCTGCACTAAACATTTTATTCTAATACAAATTGTAATGACAAGTTCACacctttattattttcattcatttagaAAAGCAGAAAATTAATGGTTTCTCTCTAACAATAAACTGAAAGTCGTTTATTTCTTCTTCATCCCTTTCACCTTCTggaatgtatatatatagaggtaggatcaagtgcctaggaggagtgagcatcctctgctgtcCGGTTTCTCTATTGACATACGAGTAGACCTATggatataattatttttctcaGCTGCATTCAAATTCTCATAATCTTCATATGTTGTTAACAGCCATTATTGCAACGCAGAATATCTAAGTATATGGATATTGCCAGGGACATAATTTGAATTTCCAAGCACCTGGTCtggcaaaataaacaataagaaAATGCATTTGTGCATACTACATAATATAATTTAGTGGAATCCTTGACAATATACGTAAATTCCATGAGCTTCTGTTAGAGAGCGAACTAGAATGTTAGACCTATCAATATGGCACCCAGGACTCATGGAAACCCTTTCAATTGTTGAAACTCATTGATAGTCATTTGTACTCGATGACCAGTTGGCCATTTAATTTGAAGTGGCATTGATTCAAAACCGATAACGGATGAAATGCTATTAATAGGGTGCAATACTGTCGCCCCAAATATATCTACAATTCATCGTagggttatacatgtatgtgtagcaaaatatttcacatacATCACCAACTAGTTTTCAACATACATCTTCATGCAAGCAAGAATCTGATCACTATATGCCAAATAAGGTGCTAACTTGATAACAAGGGACTCAAAAATGTGTCTCTTTATCCGATACCTGTCCGGGAAGTCTCTGACATCATCCATTTTTTACATGGACAATATCAAATCTGCATAACTAGTGATGCGAGCTTTCTACAATcgtcttttttaaataagaaatgtTGAACTGGACATATGTGCCATATGTATGGACATTAATGCAAATGCACATCagtttaaatatcttcttcttcaGATCCCCGTACAAATCAAGTTGGTGTGTTAGTGCTATGCTAGCCATTTTTTTTCTGAACTAACTTTCCATATAGTTCTAAACCTTTAAACCATCTAACTGGTGTTTAACTGAAATGAAACTATTTTCAAGCCATAAACCTAACTGAGAATAGTTTTTAATCTATTAATTCTAAGTTTGTATTCTAACCCTCTCGTCAAACACCGTTAGGCTTTTTCactaaaatgttaaatattatacttgattttactGTTACATCGTTTGGTCGTATCTCGCAATTATTCAATTCTTTTTGTAAGGCTTGTTCTGATTAGCTaaaaattattgtatattgtatattttgcaTAACGTCAAACACTTATCAATCCGCCTttgaattttttacaatttgacGTCATTTTAAGGGTCAAAAGACCTTTTTATCTACAACGCTGAtggcaaaaataataaataataagcaTTAACTGTCCTAAACCATTTAATGTcgtataaaacaatttttatattgaattattgCTTTAAGCGAATTGTATACCAGCCAAAGGGAGTCCACGTGGTATCTATTGTTGTGTTTGTCTTTCAATACGAAGGACTAAATACGATTTAAGTCAAACTTAGCCACCAAGATAAACATCATTATTTCACTGtaattgtttggttttttttttagatataaacgTGTCATATATGGGGCTTCTTAtaggaacattttttaaacagtgTTCAATGCTGTTAACTGGAAATTTATCCCTCTTTTATTAAGGTTAGACGTGGGCAAATAAACAAAGCAAAGactatgtaattttatttaggCGATTTTTTACACACATAATTTAATCTACTTGTGCAGTTAGAGTCGTTCCAACACTTATATTTTGGCCAGTACATAACGCAGTGTTCGTCTTTATGTAAACCGTTGTTAGGTTCCGTACTTCCCCAGTTTGTATAAAGAGGCTCTTTTGCGTCAGACATTGCAATGAACTGCCCTTCGTTCTGGAGATCATTAAATCCTAGCCATACACCTTCGTCATATTctgtaattaaataaaaaaaatgatgttagGATTTATCCTCCAAAACTTGTTTCCATctcaaaaaatgatatattgtaaatgtataatattCTTTACACGTGATCTCCCTATAAATACATAATGAAACGTTTTCAGTTTTGGTTTGCGGTACACGTTGACCATATTGTTTagtgctttttttttcaaacttgtttATCGGTCAATGGATTACCACTGGGTTAAGAGGTGTGTGATTGTCAGTGAATATCCTGGGTAacaatagctcagtggttaagcCTCTGGTAAATAtcacattaataaattataacattCTGTGTAATTTACTATCCTAAAAGTTATGCGACAATTTTTTTCCGCCAATTCTACTGGCTGAAAGTACATCAATTAAAATTCGTCTTTTTTCGATATTATAGAGTGTCCGATAAAAAAATGGTATATCATGATTTGGCAACATTAACTAAAATATGAATcgcaaagaaaaaatgaaaataacaattatCTAAATCGCACACATAGCCAACATCACGTCCTATATCTTAGGCCAATATCAATCAAAATAGGTCCTCTACATATAACCTACAATGAAgtatatattgtaatatttacattttccagtgtcttcgcctgtgataacactacgtatcgattttgtactatataactcataatgacgccaaattgaggcgccagcggggtttgcttatttatatttaaatatttattcggaccattgcttaaaattatataaatataagtaataaggaatcattctttgaatattatgaggtgataatttcggtcgtggcgtgatcaaatctatcataaagcgcttcgggctttattggatttgatcacgccccgaccgaaattatcacctcataatactcaaagaatgattccttatttacATGACGTCTTAGAATGCTATACCTCTGACACGAATGTGCAAGGCTATCCATTCCTCTTCCCATTTGCTGCGTATTTCCACAAGACTGCCTCCAAGATTGATACAATTCAACTTCAATGAAATACGTTgatatttaagataaattaaaaaaacgcGTGTAATTGTTGCGggttattattttgattaaaactaAGTTTGTAAAACGTGGAACTGTTTGATTTTATCGACATAATCTTTTAGAATAATCAAAATGCCAACGAATAACAATGTCCGCTCAAGAGCATTCTAACTTTTATTGAAATGTTGATAGAATTAAATCATTTATGAAGAAATGGACATTTGttcaataaaaagaattaagaagtgtgatttaaaacattcaacaggtaaaatgattttgataatattacatTCTTATATGTACTTGATTTAACGATTTAAAGAGGTTAAATCAAACtgacaaaacaaatgtttacacACTTACCACGGCGTCTTTGAATGTTGTTTTACTGTTGCGAGAATAATAATAGCAGTTCTTCTGAAACGGCACCCAGCCGTTTTCGCACTTTATtgctaaaatcaaaataaaacagtaaGTATCCTACTTCATCACAGACATTTAAAACTCTGgttataaaattacacatattgAAATCCAAGTTGTAGAGACAACTGTTAACAGCTACCTTATAACATGCGTAATACTTTTTTCTAAACCATTAAAATGATGTTTCAACTGTAAAGGGCATTCTGTTTATCAAACTTTTTGAGGGAAGGCACGCACACGAAGTTAAAGCAAGAAAAGCTCTCCTTTTTAtcgaatttttttcataatttgtaTTATTCGTTTAAGGTTTTGCCTATAGGTCTATCAGTTGGGTCAAGTTAAtgagatatgtacatgtagtatttggAGTTGACTTGATTTCAGTGTTTTGTCTCTATCATGTTATCAATGATCacagtttaatttgaaaatacgTTTTGTGATGTTTTTAAGTGTAATAAGTAACTTCTGGTTTCATGACATTTATCACGTTAGCTATTGAACTATTCTATTAAATGGTGATTGAAGGAGAAACTAATGCATTTTACCTGTTTCAGTGCTATAGCTGCCATCTATATTAGCGCTTACACCCACCTATAACGAAGAAATACACGTGCTAGTTAACAATATTAGAATTATAGTTTTTAAACCATGAAATACTTAACACTCTTAACTTCAAATCATAAAGATATTGCAagcttccccccccccccagcatcTTGTgtaaatttgttaataaattaaaatgacaaCTTACAATCACCAGCATCAATAGTCCACAAACCAAAACTGTTTGCTCCATGGTGAGTTTAAAGGCTCTGTTGGTTGCATCAGATTGCTGCCTTTTTATAATTGCCACTTCTACTGTTTTCTCTTAATTATCACGCATAAGCCTCTCAGCGTGTAAACTATGGTCACGAAATTAATACATCAATCAGATTCGTGAAAATACAACACATGTTCCCGACAGTGCACTTAAAATTGGCCTTTACTGCACAATAAAACAGGTTTACTTCATCAAACACATTTGctaaaatgcatgtaaatatgtttttattctttGGTCAAGCTTTGCTCTGTCGTTCTTTACGAAAACCAGTCTGGCTATAACAAACGCTTTCCTGTATCTTGTATATGTCTTTATATCATAGTAACAGACCTGATACGTATTCTTTTTTTCAAGGACTACCAAGagatacatttatttacaagaGACGTTGATTTATACAAATTCATGAATAAAATGTGACCGTACATCTCATCGAATTTTACACAGCcaatttatttcttcaaaattctcattctctttttttttaatactcaACAATTCCGCCGCACACTGTTCATGGTAAATATTTGGTTGATTTTTAAGTACAAGTTCATATAAAAATCATGCAGTAGGTGAAAAGTCCAACCGTGtagatttatttcatattatacaTACAGGTTTGTTAGGAGTATAACCAATATCAGAATTATGAACTTACTTCAAGAATTCCTTGGTAAAGGTGAACATTGCAACAACTTTCAAATCTCAAAGAgagatacatatttttttttacattttcgaaactgtttttaaatagatatttagTAATGATCTCATTTTTCCTCTATTGAATTACCAGCTAGCAAATAAACCGTATCCATTCAAAACTTATATCTTCCAACTATACTTCGTTTTAATTATATTGGAAATAATAGACAAACCATAGGGAAGTGTATGCCATGAATCTCAAACTTGACAAATTCTGGAAACCATAGCAACCaaaaacttgattttattgaattatttttattgctatatttttacaaattttgaaaagggTTAGTTTTTTTACTGCATGTGGAAACACACGCATCCATGAAAAATAATCTCTACGAATTAGAAGAAAAACccaaatccacgaaaattggtcaCCACAAATTTGTATGATTCCACAGTGTCCAATAGGGAATAGTAGTCTCCGGGTTAAAACATATCGGGTGAGAATACTCTGTCGGAGCAAAATAACTTAGACTCGTTTTATGTGTTGGACagttcatttgaaaaaaaatcataaaatatataacatgacatttattttaaagcagTTTTTAAATTGTACGAGTGATGTTTGTTTAGAACAGTTTATttctaagagagagagagagaaagagagagagagagagagagagagagagagagagattgcaaACTATTACAAAAAGAGAGAGTAAGTGAGAGGATAGAGTGGGAGGAGAGATCAACTTTTTTATATATGCCTTAAattgtatatgcatgtacacaatGTTTTTTCAAGGTTGCAAAGTGGATCTGTTGTTTTTCCACGAGGGGTTAATGTGTAAGTTTGGATGTTGTTAGTTTCTTAACGTAAATGTCCGTTTACTAAATGAGTTTCAAAAGCAATATTGATCTAATACAGTGGATCAATACACTTTAGACTtgcatatttaattttgtttttttactttttttatcaAGCCATGTGTGATAAACCATATTGAAAGATgatttactttttaataaaaattgtattaaaaacatatacatagACCAATGATGAGACAAAAATTAGTGATTTTCAAACGTTGAAATACTACTTTTACTCTCTAATTCTAAGACACATTGTTGTTTTGGTCATTATCTTTAATCAGTTATGTTAGTGTTGAAACCTAATAAATCTGTTACATATATGTTTTTCGGAGTGTCAGGTTCATTGTTATATATTTGCAactccattgttctttcccactttAAGTCCATACGGTggaactgcaattatttttctataattgcaattgctctgtctgtatactatgacgtcataaaggtatGACGTCATACTTTTCCATGactttataaaatttaagccactatacgatacatcatgtgttttctCCAACCCTTAAAATTGatgcatttaattaaaaccTGTCTTATAAGatcattttaaaggaattactgttataacatatcattgattcaaatcattaacaaatctatgtgaattaaaaagaatgtttattttttatgcaatagCGAATTgccaaggtctaggctaatacagggtatttgcgagtggtaaaatgcagcTATCGCgtatcatggaatatgccaacagagcaattgctattcataacagCATGTttactaaataacgttgtttatttcttaaatgcaTGAATAGTCTTTATGTTAaatactatagcattgaatgattcatttttgacgtcgtcgtgtcaataactgccgtcaggtgagcagacaaattgaataacgcgcgttagcgcgttatgataatttgtctgctcacctgacggcagttatt encodes:
- the LOC128174021 gene encoding perlucin-like protein, whose protein sequence is MEQTVLVCGLLMLVIVGVSANIDGSYSTETAIKCENGWVPFQKNCYYYSRNSKTTFKDAVLNCINLGGSLVEIRSKWEEEWIALHIRVREYDEGVWLGFNDLQNEGQFIAMSDAKEPLYTNWGSTEPNNGLHKDEHCVMYWPKYKCWNDSNCTMKGQLLCKLCAKYKANLNHEFDNIQIIRHWLILMQE